A single window of Methanoregula sp. DNA harbors:
- a CDS encoding LemA family protein, translated as MFESLIPWIVLGVIALVLVGIIFWAIGIYNRFYTLKNSSEATLGQIRVAMKKRLDMIDQLLGAVKSYAKFEKETLEKVTAMRASVATAGPGDLNKVEAESRSIFGRLLAVAENYPDLKTNTTVMNLMDSVKGLEDEIARQRYTFNNISQEFNTMMDTIPSNFIGRLIGFIKLEYLQFEEAIKTPPKIEF; from the coding sequence ATGTTTGAGTCATTGATCCCATGGATCGTCCTTGGAGTAATAGCCCTTGTCCTTGTGGGCATTATTTTCTGGGCGATCGGCATCTACAACCGGTTTTATACCCTGAAAAACTCGTCTGAGGCAACCCTCGGCCAGATCCGTGTCGCCATGAAAAAAAGGCTGGACATGATCGACCAGCTGCTCGGAGCGGTGAAGAGCTATGCTAAATTTGAGAAGGAAACGCTCGAAAAAGTCACCGCAATGCGTGCCAGTGTCGCAACCGCGGGCCCGGGCGATCTGAACAAAGTCGAAGCTGAGTCGCGTTCAATCTTCGGGCGCCTGCTGGCAGTCGCCGAGAATTACCCCGACCTCAAGACCAACACAACGGTCATGAACCTCATGGACTCCGTCAAGGGACTCGAGGACGAGATCGCACGTCAGCGCTACACTTTTAACAATATATCGCAGGAATTCAACACCATGATGGACACCATCCCGTCGAACTTTATCGGGCGCTTAATAGGGTTCATCAAGCTCGAGTACCTCCAGTTCGAGGAAGCGATCAAGACACCCCCGAAAATCGAATTCTAA
- a CDS encoding EF-Tu/IF-2/RF-3 family GTPase, translated as MSNLTVAVLAPPDYAKDLGKKGTTSDITFYNMKKGDATVTLIEPTRYPEKLSSLFYAISLADRVILVVDEINARFGECVLMIQSAGKSSGIIILKNYVTIDQIAPLIGGTVLEHYDIMEEDMAGLRDKLIGITIKMTSHQKTKDGGGNGAVPVDHHFNVKGVGVVVLGCVTRGLIKKHDTLKVLPTGKTAQIRSIQKHDDDAENAVAGDRVGLSLKNIDAEDLDRGYVLTNDPSIKTASSITAKAALVKYWPTPLKPGMVIYVGHWMQFLPGRLENVVVGGNWRMPTLTVSMDKALVFPPHAHAVLHYLEGGKLRVMGTLKLPA; from the coding sequence ATGTCCAACCTCACCGTTGCCGTCCTTGCCCCGCCGGATTACGCAAAGGATCTGGGAAAGAAAGGCACGACCAGCGACATTACTTTTTATAACATGAAGAAGGGTGATGCAACTGTCACTCTCATCGAGCCAACGCGGTATCCGGAAAAATTATCCTCGCTGTTTTATGCGATATCCCTTGCAGACCGCGTCATCCTGGTGGTCGATGAGATCAATGCCCGGTTCGGGGAGTGCGTGCTGATGATACAGAGCGCCGGAAAATCATCGGGAATCATTATCCTCAAAAACTATGTCACCATCGACCAGATAGCCCCGCTCATCGGTGGGACCGTGCTTGAACATTACGACATAATGGAGGAGGATATGGCGGGGCTCCGCGACAAACTGATCGGTATTACAATAAAAATGACCTCACACCAGAAAACCAAGGACGGCGGCGGAAATGGTGCAGTCCCAGTTGATCACCATTTCAACGTGAAGGGCGTCGGTGTCGTTGTCCTCGGCTGCGTGACACGGGGGCTCATCAAAAAACATGATACGCTCAAAGTCCTCCCAACCGGAAAGACGGCCCAGATCCGGTCCATCCAGAAGCATGATGATGACGCCGAAAACGCTGTTGCCGGGGACCGGGTGGGCCTCTCCCTTAAAAACATTGATGCAGAGGACCTCGACCGTGGCTACGTCCTGACAAACGACCCCTCGATTAAAACCGCCTCATCGATTACCGCAAAGGCAGCCCTTGTAAAATACTGGCCCACACCTCTCAAACCGGGCATGGTTATCTATGTCGGCCACTGGATGCAGTTTTTACCCGGCCGGCTGGAAAACGTCGTTGTTGGGGGTAACTGGAGGATGCCAACACTGACCGTGAGCATGGATAAGGCGCTTGTGTTTCCCCCTCATGCCCATGCAGTGTTGCACTATCTTGAAGGGGGAAAGCTCCGGGTCATGGGAACGCTCAAGTTGCCGGCATAG
- a CDS encoding lysylphosphatidylglycerol synthase transmembrane domain-containing protein, whose amino-acid sequence MKGKIKILSLLGIVLFLIILSRINLGALVDIFAHINLPLLFMALLVNGAAIVLKSLKWKIIVNSVKNDFTLKESIKAFFVGFSFSTITPAKLGDFIRVLYIQDDGCGLGKSLATVVIDRLIDIILLFSIALVGVYGFSVFYHIEIISVSTFALLIVGIIAGIYIVLNKSVLSALLKPFFNLFVPQHLKGKISLYYNDFFTGLFAFYLDHRRFYSSIFVGLISWIPPFIYGYLLALSIGIDAGIFFFILVIPIISLLDLLPISISGIGTRDVALIFLFGLKSISPEQAVAFSLLYLFMSYWLIALIGAGVYFRYPIEIPKDLR is encoded by the coding sequence ATGAAGGGAAAAATAAAAATTTTAAGTCTGCTTGGCATCGTTCTTTTTCTCATCATCCTTTCTCGGATAAATCTCGGTGCACTTGTCGATATTTTTGCCCATATAAATTTACCTCTGCTTTTCATGGCTTTGCTCGTAAATGGTGCTGCAATCGTTTTGAAATCGCTCAAGTGGAAGATCATAGTAAATTCAGTAAAAAATGATTTTACCTTAAAAGAAAGTATAAAGGCATTTTTTGTTGGTTTTTCCTTTTCTACCATCACTCCGGCAAAGCTTGGAGATTTTATCAGGGTATTGTATATACAGGATGACGGCTGCGGCCTTGGGAAGTCACTTGCTACGGTTGTGATCGATCGATTGATTGATATTATCTTGTTGTTTTCTATCGCCTTAGTGGGCGTATACGGATTTTCCGTGTTCTATCATATCGAAATCATTTCAGTAAGCACCTTTGCTCTTCTCATAGTGGGTATTATCGCGGGTATCTATATTGTGCTTAATAAATCGGTTCTGTCTGCACTGCTTAAACCATTTTTCAATCTTTTTGTACCACAACACCTTAAAGGCAAAATCTCTCTTTATTATAATGATTTCTTCACAGGATTGTTCGCTTTTTATCTCGACCATCGGAGGTTTTATTCCAGTATCTTTGTTGGACTCATATCATGGATTCCCCCTTTCATCTATGGGTATCTGCTTGCGCTTTCGATCGGTATAGATGCCGGTATCTTCTTTTTTATTCTTGTTATTCCCATTATCAGCCTGCTTGACCTGCTTCCGATCAGTATCTCAGGCATCGGGACCCGCGATGTGGCTCTAATCTTTCTTTTTGGCCTAAAAAGTATCTCACCAGAACAGGCTGTGGCATTTTCCTTATTGTACCTGTTTATGAGCTACTGGCTGATTGCACTCATTGGTGCGGGTGTATATTTCAGGTATCCCATAGAGATTCCCAAAGATCTGAGGTAA
- a CDS encoding class I SAM-dependent methyltransferase, whose protein sequence is MEEEIWEKVWTKNLITSDYSLKYLDFMMKVEKDLPMGSKVLEAGCGTGQTLFPLSERHETYGLDISKAALKLAQNNCRYPVLGSIFNMPFGDNTFDLVYNSGVIEHFKDPENVAAIKEMARITKPYGKVIIIVPNTLCLWYKAGKFVAVLVKNFEFGYEEDYSPRRIKNAMRQAGLTTEKIFGLQALPPLATNDREVLPLTLRKRIGVIERAFPKKQYYAYTVGVIARKNG, encoded by the coding sequence ATGGAAGAAGAAATCTGGGAAAAAGTCTGGACAAAAAACCTGATTACCAGTGATTACAGCCTCAAATATCTCGATTTTATGATGAAAGTTGAAAAGGATCTTCCCATGGGTTCGAAGGTCCTTGAAGCCGGATGCGGAACAGGACAGACACTATTTCCCCTGTCAGAGCGACATGAAACGTACGGACTTGATATTTCAAAGGCTGCATTAAAACTGGCACAGAATAATTGCAGATATCCGGTACTGGGAAGTATTTTTAACATGCCATTTGGTGACAACACCTTTGATCTGGTGTATAATTCCGGGGTTATCGAACATTTCAAGGATCCGGAGAATGTCGCTGCAATAAAAGAAATGGCACGTATAACAAAACCTTACGGAAAGGTCATTATTATTGTCCCAAATACACTTTGCCTCTGGTATAAAGCGGGTAAATTCGTAGCGGTGCTGGTAAAAAATTTTGAATTCGGGTATGAAGAGGATTACTCCCCGCGCCGTATTAAAAATGCTATGCGACAGGCCGGGTTAACCACAGAAAAAATATTCGGACTGCAGGCTCTGCCCCCGCTGGCAACCAATGACCGGGAAGTCCTGCCACTTACGTTGAGAAAGAGAATAGGGGTGATTGAACGGGCTTTTCCCAAAAAACAATATTATGCCTACACGGTTGGTGTGATTGCACGGAAAAACGGGTAA
- a CDS encoding glycosyltransferase, with the protein MISIIIPLYNERANIIHYNNDLFPIIDEIGKKYGEIFEFIFVDDGSRDDTVERIEEAANKRPDTKILHHEINKGMGNAIKTGLSASSGELIITMDADLTFRPVDVARLIEKYRETHADCISGSPYLEKGLMEEVTPFRLLMSKTVNFLYRLLLRSHITCVSPIFRLYKRRVLSEMQITSKNFEINAEIISKLLISGKTVVEVPVPLLKRKYGSSKINVKKEIKNYLMLLYKIFRTKYLHKEWV; encoded by the coding sequence ATGATCTCGATTATAATCCCCCTTTATAACGAACGAGCCAACATTATCCATTACAATAATGACCTGTTTCCAATAATTGATGAAATCGGAAAAAAATATGGCGAAATTTTTGAATTTATTTTCGTTGATGACGGAAGCAGGGACGATACAGTTGAGAGAATAGAGGAAGCCGCCAATAAACGACCTGATACAAAAATACTCCATCACGAGATAAATAAAGGGATGGGGAACGCAATTAAGACCGGCCTTTCTGCAAGCAGTGGAGAACTTATCATCACTATGGATGCTGATCTTACTTTCCGGCCGGTTGATGTGGCAAGGCTGATAGAAAAATATCGTGAAACACATGCTGACTGCATATCCGGTTCCCCATATCTTGAAAAGGGTCTGATGGAAGAAGTTACCCCGTTCAGGCTGCTGATGAGTAAAACAGTGAATTTTCTCTACCGCCTTCTTTTAAGAAGTCATATCACTTGTGTTAGCCCTATATTCAGGCTCTATAAACGCCGTGTTCTTTCAGAGATGCAGATTACGAGTAAAAATTTTGAGATCAATGCGGAAATTATTTCAAAACTACTCATTAGTGGAAAAACAGTTGTGGAAGTACCGGTTCCCCTTCTGAAAAGGAAGTATGGGAGCTCTAAAATTAACGTTAAAAAAGAGATAAAGAATTACCTGATGCTGTTATATAAAATTTTCCGGACAAAATACCTCCACAAGGAATGGGTTTAA
- a CDS encoding glycosyltransferase family 2 protein — MYDLTVIIPTFNEEANIRKIVMAVDAVLKKNALNGQILVVDDNSSDTTISIVNDLKRIKENVDILVRESDHGLSQSVADGFSHASSDVFIVIDADFSHPPALIPKMYNEIRAGNDVVIGSRYMEGGGIKKWPLKRRFISLGATFLGRLLFPDVTDPVSGFFAIRKDVVSNAHLKPKGYKILLEVLGKGTWKKDKEIPFEFVDREIGSSKLKIKTIIEYAQQVTDITLHSFFHHHSAAWREWKRVFKFGLVGISGIIVNMGVLYYLKEYAGLYYLEASFFAVELSILNNFLWNDLWTFRTAGDHKLSSRWHRLVAFHIVSAGGLVINIGILWLLTSIFGVYYLVSNLVGILVAFIWNFFVNRRITWTRTQRTFSENRLL; from the coding sequence ATGTACGACCTGACCGTAATTATACCCACCTTCAACGAAGAAGCAAATATCCGCAAAATCGTTATGGCAGTCGATGCGGTCTTAAAGAAAAACGCCCTCAATGGGCAGATACTGGTCGTTGATGATAATTCGTCAGATACTACCATCTCCATTGTGAACGACCTTAAAAGAATAAAAGAAAATGTGGACATCCTTGTCCGCGAGAGCGACCATGGCCTCTCCCAATCTGTTGCCGATGGTTTTTCACACGCATCATCTGACGTTTTTATTGTCATCGATGCTGATTTCTCTCACCCCCCCGCGCTCATCCCTAAAATGTACAATGAAATCCGGGCTGGCAATGATGTTGTTATCGGGAGCCGGTATATGGAGGGCGGGGGAATAAAGAAATGGCCATTAAAACGGAGATTTATTTCCTTGGGAGCAACCTTTTTAGGGCGCCTTCTTTTTCCGGATGTTACCGATCCCGTCAGCGGTTTTTTTGCAATCAGAAAGGATGTTGTGTCAAACGCACATCTGAAACCCAAAGGCTACAAGATCCTGCTTGAGGTGTTGGGAAAGGGAACCTGGAAAAAAGACAAAGAGATTCCATTCGAGTTTGTTGACCGGGAAATTGGTTCAAGCAAACTGAAAATCAAAACTATCATTGAATATGCGCAACAGGTAACCGACATCACCCTCCACTCGTTTTTCCATCACCACAGCGCTGCGTGGAGGGAATGGAAAAGAGTGTTCAAGTTCGGGTTGGTCGGAATCTCCGGTATTATCGTGAATATGGGGGTCCTGTATTATCTCAAAGAATATGCAGGATTGTATTACCTCGAGGCCAGCTTTTTTGCAGTCGAGCTGTCAATCCTGAATAATTTTCTCTGGAATGATCTCTGGACGTTTCGCACAGCAGGGGATCACAAATTATCGAGCAGGTGGCATCGCCTTGTCGCATTTCATATAGTATCCGCGGGAGGGCTTGTAATCAATATCGGGATACTCTGGCTCCTTACCAGTATATTTGGCGTGTATTATCTTGTTTCCAATCTGGTCGGGATACTGGTTGCATTCATATGGAATTTCTTTGTAAACCGCCGAATTACCTGGACACGGACTCAACGCACTTTCTCAGAAAATCGGTTGTTATAA
- a CDS encoding glycosyltransferase family 39 protein — protein sequence MNDDPLAPLSPGTLFSLLRRSRYVQLLLALTLISAFLRFYNLGFNSLWLDEASTYTISKGSFLEIWQVTAGGEFNPPLFYWTEHIMLMFGNSEVILRLIPALLGVFTIPLVYFIGKEFLDRNTGIIAAAFCTFSPFLIFFSQEARAYSMMLFFIAFAMVFYLKALKTNDIKHWAIFGFLSALAFWSHFYALVMIGSLVLYGLYELVPKIRKDISTVRPIAAGGVVFGLICLPLIIIMIQLFAKRTASAPTFGIQGLGIITETFIQISGFSERFYYFSFLPLMILFFLGIYQAFSLDKNKGIFLVSITVLTFLISDFLSYRIPMLPRYLIFLTIIFFLGVALSYRLFWTLSNSKAIVYGFIVFAFIISAPALVTYYSGYSKEDWRGFSGQISQLTRPGDLVVVAPGYIYQPFDFYYTNSTDGTIEFHADTARDFDAIHLQKGNNTMYIVVTSDIVSANPNGDAVAWIQGHTHSVTQNTGIYLFASS from the coding sequence TTGAATGACGACCCCCTAGCCCCTCTTTCCCCCGGCACTCTCTTCTCCCTTCTGAGACGGAGCCGGTATGTGCAGCTCCTTCTTGCTCTCACCCTCATCAGCGCATTCCTGCGCTTTTATAATCTTGGCTTCAACTCTCTCTGGCTTGACGAGGCCTCGACATATACTATATCAAAAGGATCTTTTCTGGAAATCTGGCAGGTGACTGCCGGCGGGGAATTCAACCCCCCCCTCTTTTACTGGACAGAGCATATCATGCTCATGTTTGGAAATAGTGAAGTTATTCTACGTCTCATTCCGGCACTGCTCGGTGTCTTTACAATTCCTCTCGTATACTTTATCGGAAAGGAATTTCTCGATCGGAATACCGGAATTATCGCGGCCGCTTTTTGTACTTTCTCGCCATTCCTGATCTTCTTCTCACAGGAAGCACGGGCATATTCCATGATGCTCTTTTTTATAGCATTCGCCATGGTCTTTTACCTGAAAGCCTTAAAAACAAATGATATCAAACACTGGGCCATTTTTGGTTTTCTCTCTGCACTCGCTTTCTGGTCCCATTTTTACGCGCTGGTTATGATCGGATCGCTCGTGCTGTACGGTTTATATGAACTCGTTCCAAAAATCCGAAAGGATATCAGCACAGTCCGGCCTATTGCAGCAGGCGGTGTGGTTTTTGGTCTCATCTGCCTCCCGCTCATTATTATCATGATCCAGCTGTTTGCCAAACGGACTGCATCTGCACCGACATTCGGGATTCAGGGGCTTGGGATCATCACCGAGACCTTTATACAGATTTCCGGGTTTTCTGAAAGATTTTATTATTTCTCGTTCCTTCCCCTGATGATACTGTTTTTTCTTGGAATCTACCAAGCATTCTCTCTGGATAAAAACAAGGGCATTTTCCTTGTTTCGATAACCGTTCTCACATTTTTAATCAGTGATTTTCTGTCATACAGGATCCCCATGCTTCCCCGGTATCTCATCTTCCTGACGATCATATTTTTCCTTGGTGTTGCACTCTCATATCGGTTGTTCTGGACTCTTAGTAACAGCAAAGCGATTGTCTATGGTTTCATTGTATTTGCTTTCATTATTTCCGCACCTGCTTTGGTAACCTATTATTCCGGGTACTCAAAAGAGGACTGGAGAGGCTTCTCTGGCCAGATATCACAACTCACAAGACCCGGAGATCTGGTCGTTGTTGCACCCGGATATATCTACCAGCCATTCGATTTCTATTACACCAACAGCACGGACGGTACGATCGAATTCCATGCAGACACCGCAAGAGATTTCGATGCAATTCATCTGCAGAAAGGAAACAATACGATGTATATTGTAGTCACCAGTGATATCGTATCTGCAAACCCGAATGGTGATGCGGTTGCTTGGATCCAGGGGCATACCCATTCCGTCACCCAGAATACTGGAATATACTTATTTGCCTCATCCTAG